A region of the Thalassoroseus pseudoceratinae genome:
GCGTTCAGACCATCCTCGATGTAGTTGCAACCGCGAATGTCGAGGGATCGAAGCGTTCCCAAGGCATCGGCGTTTGCCAACATCGCGATGGCGGAGTCCGGCAACCGATAGCACCGCTTGAGGCTCAAAGATTCCAAAGACGTGAGGTGACCGTTCTCCAATAATGCCTGGAAGCCGCGTTCGGCGAATGCATTGAAGCTGAGGTTCAAGTGCTTCCATCCGCAGACCGGCCAACTTTCGGCGAGTGTTTGAATGGCATCATCTTCCCATGCGTGTTCGGCAAGTTCGACGGATTCCAATTGTTTCCACAACGGACCGCAACCGATCTTTGAGAGCTTGGACGGTTCCGCGGCTTCCGAGTTATTGCAGATGAGTTTGGTCAGTTTCGGGAACTTGCCGGAATCCACAAACGCTTGGAAACCGCCGGCCAGAATGTTGTTGCTGGTCAGATCGAGTTCGCGAATCTCTGTGAAGTGTGGCGACTCCAATAGCGTTCGCATCCGCCGCAGTCCGAGTTTGTTACCCGCGAGATTCAGCGAGTCGATGCGTTCCAGCCACTTCGATGTGATGAATTCGGGAACGACCGCCTTGAGTGCATTGACCTTCACCTTGCGGATCGTCGGGACTGTATCCAACAACGCCTCGGCGTTCTGCAGATGATTTTTTACGTTGAGCGTGACCGCTTCCACGAACCCGCGTCGAAACTCAAAAACACGAATGGCTGCGACCTTCAAGTCTTTTGACCACTTCGTCTTGTGTTTTTTGAGCAGGGTGTCTTGTCGTTCTTCCAACGGAATGCGGTCGGGGTCGAACTCGTCGAGTTTTGCCAATTCACATTGGACTCGGATGAACTCACCCCGCGGATCGCCCTGCTCGTCCAACCAATCCGCGTAGACCAGCCGAGGCAAGTCGTTGTCGGGATCCTCAACGATCGCATGCAGAAATTGCTCGTTGGTCTGCATCGACTCTGGTTCCGGATTTCACGGATTGGATTGTGTAATGGCATGCAAGCGGTTTGAGAGTTCGACCAATTGAGCCGGTTCGAGTTGCTCCGCGCGGACATTCGTGGGCAGATTCATGTCTTCCAACATGCTCCGCACGTCGTCTTTGGATAGCGTTTTGCGATACATCCCCGCCAGCACACCGGCCAT
Encoded here:
- a CDS encoding TIGR02996 domain-containing protein, with protein sequence MQTNEQFLHAIVEDPDNDLPRLVYADWLDEQGDPRGEFIRVQCELAKLDEFDPDRIPLEERQDTLLKKHKTKWSKDLKVAAIRVFEFRRGFVEAVTLNVKNHLQNAEALLDTVPTIRKVKVNALKAVVPEFITSKWLERIDSLNLAGNKLGLRRMRTLLESPHFTEIRELDLTSNNILAGGFQAFVDSGKFPKLTKLICNNSEAAEPSKLSKIGCGPLWKQLESVELAEHAWEDDAIQTLAESWPVCGWKHLNLSFNAFAERGFQALLENGHLTSLESLSLKRCYRLPDSAIAMLANADALGTLRSLDIRGCNYIEDGLNAVLNSQSLVELRKLYISSALFPEFYLPIVAHSTGLPNLETLYLSINPIQSSDLASLRQPNRLQQLKTLVILAGTMDDDVLAELRELLPDVKIFIYSPY